A genomic stretch from Fusobacterium sp. DD2 includes:
- a CDS encoding galactokinase, which produces MIEKLVKEFKKIYNYNGKVQVFFSPGRVNLIGEHTDYNGGFVFPCALNFGTYGVAVKRTDRKCRMYSLNFESVGVKEFSLDNLVYEKSDNWVNYPKGVIKAFEDAGFKIDRGFDLLIFGTIPNGAGLSSSASLELLISVILKDFNNLDTDMINMIKLSQKAENQFIGVNCGIMDQFAIGMGKENNAILLDCNSLDYKYAPISLNGASVVIANTNKKRGLADSKYNERRASCEAAVKVLNKHGVNIKYLGELSVDEFNKVKHFITDPEQLKRATHAVSENARTVEAVEKLKAGDIEGFGKLMNQSHISLRDDYEVTGPELDALVEAAWNAPGVIGSRMTGAGFGGCTVSIVKDKDIDEFIKEVGKKYTEKTGLVADFYVAKIGDGSRKLGEF; this is translated from the coding sequence ATGATAGAAAAATTAGTAAAGGAATTTAAAAAAATCTATAATTATAACGGAAAAGTTCAAGTGTTCTTCTCTCCAGGAAGAGTAAACCTTATTGGTGAACACACAGATTACAATGGTGGATTTGTATTCCCATGTGCACTTAATTTTGGAACATATGGAGTAGCTGTTAAAAGAACTGACAGAAAATGTAGAATGTACTCTCTAAACTTTGAAAGTGTAGGAGTAAAAGAGTTCTCTTTAGACAATTTAGTATATGAAAAAAGTGATAACTGGGTTAACTATCCAAAAGGAGTTATCAAAGCATTTGAAGATGCAGGATTTAAAATTGACAGAGGCTTTGATTTACTAATTTTCGGAACTATCCCTAATGGAGCTGGATTATCATCATCTGCATCATTAGAACTACTTATTTCCGTTATTTTAAAGGATTTCAATAACCTTGACACAGATATGATAAACATGATTAAACTATCACAAAAAGCTGAAAATCAATTTATCGGTGTAAACTGTGGTATTATGGACCAATTTGCAATTGGTATGGGTAAAGAGAATAACGCCATCCTTTTAGATTGTAATTCACTTGATTACAAATATGCACCTATCTCTTTAAATGGTGCTTCAGTAGTTATAGCAAATACCAATAAAAAAAGAGGTCTTGCAGATTCAAAATATAATGAAAGAAGAGCTTCTTGCGAAGCAGCTGTAAAAGTTTTAAATAAACATGGAGTAAATATAAAATACCTTGGAGAGCTTTCTGTTGATGAATTTAACAAGGTAAAACATTTTATAACAGATCCTGAGCAGTTAAAAAGAGCTACTCACGCTGTAAGTGAAAATGCCAGAACTGTTGAAGCTGTTGAAAAACTAAAAGCTGGAGATATTGAAGGATTTGGTAAACTTATGAATCAATCTCATATCTCATTAAGAGATGACTATGAGGTAACTGGACCAGAATTAGATGCTCTTGTAGAAGCAGCATGGAATGCTCCTGGAGTAATTGGTTCACGTATGACTGGTGCTGGATTTGGTGGATGTACAGTAAGTATTGTAAAAGATAAAGATATTGATGAATTTATAAAAGAAGTTGGAAAAAAATATACAGAAAAAACTGGCTTAGTTGCTGATTTTTATGTTGCTAAAATCGGTGACGGTAGCAGAAAGTTAGGTGAGTTTTAA
- a CDS encoding ROK family protein, with amino-acid sequence MKREGNLKNRVLELIKNRKYISRNEIAKEFGVTSAGVGKVVKELLNEKLIVESKEGESTGGRKPVLLEINDKNIGKVLGVYFAPKFFQITIGNINGEMFESKRYDFIEEKNYFKQGEEVIKKFLNIYKDISIISIVTNGLVDSEKGKVIFSPHYNIKNYPLKDEIEKKFNIKTVVENDVRAMALTEKIFGVCRDNHNFVVLNIEDGVGGSIYLNDMLYHGYGSMSGELGHMVVKRGSLEKCSCGKRGCLETEVSNRAIIKKIFTQIRNNNRFTLLRKVLDKNKNIDINDILSAYEEKDMLTLEIVGEAISYIAYAMDMIISVINPEKIILYGDIFKSRYILDALLNEIGKITLDEQNYEVVVSNFLTSIYKKSPFAVANYFAFK; translated from the coding sequence TTGAAAAGAGAGGGGAATCTTAAAAATAGAGTTCTTGAATTGATAAAAAATAGAAAATATATATCTAGAAATGAAATAGCGAAAGAGTTTGGTGTTACCTCTGCTGGAGTGGGGAAAGTAGTAAAAGAGCTTTTAAATGAGAAACTCATTGTAGAAAGTAAAGAGGGAGAATCTACAGGTGGCAGAAAACCAGTACTTCTGGAAATTAATGACAAAAATATAGGAAAGGTATTAGGTGTATATTTTGCACCAAAATTTTTTCAGATAACTATAGGAAATATTAATGGTGAGATGTTTGAATCAAAAAGATATGATTTCATAGAGGAAAAGAATTATTTTAAGCAGGGAGAAGAGGTTATAAAAAAATTTCTAAACATCTATAAGGATATATCAATTATCTCTATTGTAACTAATGGTCTTGTAGATAGTGAAAAGGGAAAGGTTATTTTTTCTCCTCACTACAATATAAAAAATTATCCTCTTAAAGATGAGATAGAAAAAAAATTTAACATAAAGACAGTAGTTGAAAATGATGTGAGAGCTATGGCACTTACAGAGAAGATATTTGGTGTGTGCAGGGATAATCATAACTTTGTTGTACTGAATATAGAGGATGGAGTAGGAGGAAGTATATATTTAAATGATATGCTCTACCATGGATATGGCTCTATGTCTGGGGAATTAGGGCATATGGTTGTAAAAAGAGGAAGTTTGGAAAAATGTTCATGTGGAAAGAGAGGATGTCTGGAAACTGAGGTATCAAATCGTGCAATAATTAAGAAGATATTTACTCAGATAAGAAATAATAATCGATTTACACTCCTTAGAAAAGTCCTTGATAAAAATAAAAATATAGATATCAATGATATTTTAAGTGCTTATGAAGAGAAAGATATGTTGACACTGGAGATAGTTGGAGAGGCCATATCCTATATAGCATATGCTATGGATATGATTATCTCTGTAATAAATCCTGAGAAAATAATACTCTATGGAGATATTTTTAAAAGTCGTTATATATTAGATGCACTTTTAAATGAGATAGGAAAGATAACCTTAGATGAGCAAAATTATGAGGTAGTAGTATCAAATTTTCTTACATCTATTTATAAAAAATCTCCTTTTGCTGTTGCTAATTACTTTGCCTTTAAATAG
- the galT gene encoding UDP-glucose--hexose-1-phosphate uridylyltransferase — MDIFKIIQTLLKYGVKNNLIGKYDEIVSRNEILHILKLDDWEDREVKESEIPEYPTELLEKICDYAVEKNIIEDTVTYRDLFDTEIMGAMTPKATQIIEKFERLRNESVEKATEFYYDFAKKSNYIRTDRIAKNMHWFSKTEYGDMEITVNLSKPEKDPRDIAKQRLMPQSSYPKCLLCYENVGYYGRLNHPARENHRVIPFELTNEEWFMQYSPYVYYNEHAIVFAREHRPMKITREAFDRLTAFVGKLPHYFLGSNADLPIVGGSILSHDHYQGGHHEFPMAKAKIEKEIQFKGYKNIKAGIVKWPMSVIRISGKDRLELVDLADKILKCWREYSDSSLGILAYSEDTPHNTVTPIARKRGGNFELDLVLRNNRTSDEHPLGIFHPHQDVHNIKKENIGLIEVMGLAVLPGRLKEELEILGKYLTQDNWEESIKNDEKVVKHIDWVKNIMKKHENITVQNVKDILQSEVGITFSRVLEDAGVYKRDEKGQAGLLRFVEHVNNNI, encoded by the coding sequence ATGGATATATTTAAAATAATACAAACTCTTCTTAAATATGGAGTAAAAAATAATCTTATAGGAAAATATGATGAAATTGTATCTAGAAATGAAATTTTACATATTTTAAAACTTGATGACTGGGAAGATAGAGAAGTTAAAGAGTCTGAAATTCCAGAATATCCAACTGAACTTCTTGAAAAAATATGTGACTATGCTGTTGAAAAAAATATAATAGAGGACACAGTAACATATAGAGATCTTTTTGATACTGAAATTATGGGTGCAATGACACCTAAAGCTACACAAATTATAGAAAAATTTGAGAGATTAAGAAATGAAAGTGTTGAAAAGGCAACTGAATTTTACTATGATTTTGCTAAGAAAAGTAACTATATCAGAACTGATAGAATAGCTAAAAATATGCACTGGTTTTCTAAAACTGAGTATGGAGATATGGAGATAACTGTAAATCTTTCTAAACCAGAAAAAGATCCTAGAGATATTGCAAAACAAAGACTTATGCCTCAATCTTCATATCCTAAATGTCTTCTTTGTTATGAAAATGTTGGATACTATGGAAGACTTAACCACCCTGCTCGTGAAAATCACAGGGTTATCCCATTTGAACTTACAAATGAAGAGTGGTTTATGCAATACTCTCCATATGTATACTACAATGAACATGCAATAGTTTTTGCAAGAGAACACAGACCAATGAAAATTACAAGGGAAGCTTTTGATAGACTTACTGCATTTGTTGGAAAACTTCCACACTATTTCTTAGGTTCAAATGCTGACCTTCCAATAGTAGGAGGATCTATTTTAAGCCATGACCACTATCAAGGTGGACATCATGAATTCCCAATGGCTAAGGCAAAAATTGAAAAAGAGATACAATTTAAGGGATATAAAAATATAAAAGCAGGTATAGTAAAATGGCCTATGTCTGTAATTAGAATCAGTGGAAAAGACAGATTAGAGCTTGTAGATCTTGCTGATAAAATATTAAAATGCTGGAGAGAATATAGTGATTCATCTCTTGGAATATTGGCTTACAGTGAGGATACTCCTCATAATACTGTAACTCCAATTGCTAGAAAAAGAGGTGGAAATTTCGAACTTGACCTTGTTCTTAGAAATAACAGAACAAGTGATGAGCATCCTTTAGGAATATTCCATCCACATCAAGATGTTCATAATATTAAAAAAGAAAATATCGGTCTTATTGAAGTAATGGGACTTGCTGTTTTACCTGGAAGACTTAAAGAAGAACTGGAAATCCTTGGAAAATATCTAACTCAAGATAACTGGGAAGAAAGTATCAAAAATGATGAAAAAGTTGTAAAACATATTGACTGGGTAAAAAATATAATGAAAAAACATGAAAATATTACTGTTCAAAATGTAAAAGATATATTACAATCTGAAGTAGGAATCACATTCTCAAGAGTTCTTGAAGATGCAGGTGTCTACAAAAGAGATGAAAAAGGACAAGCTGGTCTTTTGAGATTTGTTGAACATGTAAATAATAATATTTAA